The following nucleotide sequence is from bacterium.
TCGAGCACGCGCGTCCGCAGCCACGGCGGGGCCACGAGCCGGCGCGCGTCGAGGCTGCGGCCGGCGAGCCGGTCGGCGAGCGCGCTGTCGTAGTACTGCGAGCAGAGCTCCGTCATGCCGTACTCGTTGACGCACCAGTAGCCGGCGACGCCGAGGTGGCTCCAGCAGGCGCGCAGGAAGCCGGCACGTGACAACGGCCGATCCATCCCCTTGGCGCCCCCCGTGTCCATGATCCGGCTGCCGGGGCCGAGGCGGAAGCGGCGGTCCGTCGCGAACAGGCGCGCGAAGGCCGCGGTCGGTCCGGCGACGAGGACGGCGCGCCCGTCGGCGGACAGCGCCGCGAGACGCTCGGTCAGGCGGTCGAGCGCGAGGCCGCCGGCGTCGGCGAGCCACTCGTGCCCGTCGACGAGCGCCTCGCCGACGAAGGCGCACATGCGGACGAGCGACGAGTCGGGGCGGACGTCGGGCGGCGGCAGGAGAAAGAGCGCGTGCGGGCGCTCGCCGTCGGGCAGCACGGCGCGGGCGAAGCCCGTCAGCGCCGAAGCGCGGTAGAGGTCGAGGTGCGGCACGAGGTGGCGGCTGCGCGCGTCGGGGCCTTGCGTGGTGCCGCTCGAGCGGAACGTCGCCTCGGGCGCACCGCAGGCGAGCTCGAGCCGTTTGAACGCGGCGGCGGGCACGGCCGGCACGTCCTGCCAGCGCGCGACCGTCGCCGGGGTGACGCCGCGGCGGCGGCAGAAGTCGCGGTAGGGCGGGTCGTGCGCGAGCTGGTGGGCGAAGACGCGCAGCGCCCACGACTCGAAGTCGAGCGCGGCGCCCGCAGCCGTCGCGCGGATCGCCGCCGCCAGCGCGGCCTCGAGGGACATCGCCCGAGGGTAGGGAGCGGGCTTCGGGCCTGTCAATGCGAGCGACCCCCGGCGGGCGACCCCGCTTGCCGGATCCCGCGACGGCGGGCTACGTCGAGCCCGTGGCCGACAAGTACGAGCTGTTCGACGCCGCGGTGGATCTCGTCGCCGAGGACCGCACCGAGGACGCCATCGCGAGGTACCGGGAGGCGATCGCGCTCGACGAGGGGTTCGCCGACGCCTGGCAGGGCCTGGCCCTGGCCCTGGCCGAGCTCGGTCGCCATCCCGAGGCGATCGAGGCCGGCAAGAAGCTCGTCGAGCTGACGCCGGACGACGTCCTCGCGCACACGACGCTGTCGCGGCTCTACCAGCAGGCCGACATGGTCCCCGAGGCGGAGGCGGAGGGCGCGAAGGCGCGCATCCTCGACTGGAAGCGGCAGCTGAAGGACGGCCAGTAGTGGGCGCGCTCGACGGCATCCGCGTCCTCGACCTGACGCGCTTCCTCGCCGGGCCGTACTGCACCTCGATCCTCGCCGACATGGGCGCGGAGGTGCTGAAGGTCGAGGCGCCGAAGGGCGGCGACGAGGGGCGCTACGGCTATCCGCCGGTCGACGGCGTGCCGGTGTTCTTCCTGGCGCTCAACCGCAACAAGAAGGGCATCACCCTCGACCTCCGGCACGAGGAGGGGCGCGCGCTCTTCCGCCGCTTCCTGCCGCACCTGGACGTCGTGGTCGAGAACTTCGCCGGCGGCACGCTGGCGCGCTGGGGCCTCGCGCCCGAGGCTCTCTGCCGCGAGCATCCACGGCTCGTGGTCGCGAGCCTGTCGGGCTTCGGGCAAACGGGACCGTGGAAGGACCGGCCCTCCTACGACATCATCACCCAGGCCTCGAGCGGCTTCATGTCGCTGACGGGCTTCCCGGGGAACCCGCCGACCCGCGGCGGCGGCTCGCTCGGCGACTACGTGCAGGGCCTGTTCGGTGCGGTCGGCGTCCTCGGTGCGCTGGTCGCGCGGGCGGCGACCGGGCGCGGCCAGGCGATCGACGTGTCGAGCCAGGACGCGATGTTCTCGCTGCTCGACAGCTGGCCGGCGATCTTCGCGGCGTCGGGCCGCATGCCGAAGCAGGTGGGCAACCGTCACCTGGGGACGGCGCCGTACGATTCGTTCCGGGCGAAGGACGGCTGGCTCGTCATCGCGGTGGCGTCGAACAAGCTGTTCCGCGCGCTGGCGACCGCGATCGGCCGCCCCGAGCTGGGCGAGGATGCCCGCTTCCGCGGCGTCAGCGGGCGACTCGCGAACACCGACGAGATCAACGGCATCGTCGCCGAGTGGGTGGCTGCGCGCACCGTCGACGAAGTCGTCGCGGCGCTCGGACCCGACGGCGCCGGCGTGCCGTGCGCGCCGATCTACACCGTCGACCAGCTGCTGACGCATCCCCAGCTGCTCGCGCGCGACATGATCCGTCGCCTGCCGCACCCGAAGCTCGGCGAGGTCGTCGCGCCGGGCGTGGTCGTGAAGATGTCGGAGACACCGGGCGAGGTCCGGCGGCTCGGGCCGGAGCAGATCGGCGAGCACACCGACGAGATCCTGCACGACCTGCTCGGGCTCGACGCCGACGCGATCGCCGGTCTGCGCGCGCGGCAGGTCGTCTGAAGCGCAGGCCCGCCACCGTGGCGGGCCCGGGGACGGTCGTTACTCCGCCGGGCGGCCGGCGGCCTGGGCGGCGCTCTGCGCCGCGGCGAGGGACGTGCGCGCCTTCTGGAGGTCGGACTGGCAGCCCGTCAGCTTGCCCTGCACCACGGTCAGCTGCCCCTCGATGTCGACCTGCCGGTTCTTGCGGTCGACGATCTCGGCCTCGTGCTTCGTGCGCAGGTCGCGCAGCGCCGGCGCGCCGTCGGGCCCGTAGCCGTAGAACACCCACGCCGCGAAGTACCCGAAGCCGAAGGTGACGGCGAGGACCAGCAGGCGCTGCGTCCACTCCCACACGGCCTCCTGGACCCGCTGCTTCGCCAGTTCGTCGTCTGTCGCCACGGGTGTCCCCCCCTGTGTGAAACGCTGTTCGCGGCTCATAGACCAAAGGCTGCGGCAGGCTCAAGGGGCGCCCATGCCGCGGCGGCGGCGAGGCGCGCCGGGTGCGGTCGGCTACGCGATCGGCGCGCCGCGCGCCGTGGTCAGGTACTCGGTCACCAGCCGCGGCGCCTTGCGCAGGCATTCCTCGGCGTTGCGGAAGGTG
It contains:
- a CDS encoding long-chain fatty acid--CoA ligase, translated to MSLEAALAAAIRATAAGAALDFESWALRVFAHQLAHDPPYRDFCRRRGVTPATVARWQDVPAVPAAAFKRLELACGAPEATFRSSGTTQGPDARSRHLVPHLDLYRASALTGFARAVLPDGERPHALFLLPPPDVRPDSSLVRMCAFVGEALVDGHEWLADAGGLALDRLTERLAALSADGRAVLVAGPTAAFARLFATDRRFRLGPGSRIMDTGGAKGMDRPLSRAGFLRACWSHLGVAGYWCVNEYGMTELCSQYYDSALADRLAGRSLDARRLVAPPWLRTRVLDPDTLDEVPAGRPGILCHHDLANAGSVSVVLTEDLGHTVGDDGLAVTGRVPGAVPRGCGLLLAELAEGAAT
- a CDS encoding CoA transferase; translation: MGALDGIRVLDLTRFLAGPYCTSILADMGAEVLKVEAPKGGDEGRYGYPPVDGVPVFFLALNRNKKGITLDLRHEEGRALFRRFLPHLDVVVENFAGGTLARWGLAPEALCREHPRLVVASLSGFGQTGPWKDRPSYDIITQASSGFMSLTGFPGNPPTRGGGSLGDYVQGLFGAVGVLGALVARAATGRGQAIDVSSQDAMFSLLDSWPAIFAASGRMPKQVGNRHLGTAPYDSFRAKDGWLVIAVASNKLFRALATAIGRPELGEDARFRGVSGRLANTDEINGIVAEWVAARTVDEVVAALGPDGAGVPCAPIYTVDQLLTHPQLLARDMIRRLPHPKLGEVVAPGVVVKMSETPGEVRRLGPEQIGEHTDEILHDLLGLDADAIAGLRARQVV
- a CDS encoding tetratricopeptide repeat protein encodes the protein MADKYELFDAAVDLVAEDRTEDAIARYREAIALDEGFADAWQGLALALAELGRHPEAIEAGKKLVELTPDDVLAHTTLSRLYQQADMVPEAEAEGAKARILDWKRQLKDGQ